TCCGGACGAACAGCTCGGGCAGGACGAGACGCGAGAGCACCGACAGGTCCTCGTCGAGGACGAGCGGCAGCAGCCGCACCCCGTCGACCTTCCCGGCGAGCTCCGCGAGGAGGGCCACCAGACCGTCCGCGGACCCCGTGTACCGGAGCCGGTCCGAGCGGCCCGCCCAGGGCGCGTACCGCTCCAGATCGGCGATCCGCTCCCCGGCCGCCTCGCGCGGGGTGTCGAGGGCCACCTCGATCTCGGCGAAGGCCAGCGGCGCACCGGCGGCCGCGGCCGTCCCGGCCGCCGCGGCCGTCTCGCCGGCGGTGGGCCCGCCGACCAGCGCCACGTCGGTCAGCCCGGCCGGGACGAGACCGGCGCGGGCGAGGACCACGGGACGGCCCTGCGGGGGACGCGGCACGATGGACGGGCCCTTCACCGAGTACGTCTCACCGGCGAAGTCGATGGAGTGGAGCCGCTTCCGGTCCAGATAGCGGCTCGTGGCGACGGACCGGATCACCGCGTCGTCCTCCCAGGAGTCCCACAGGTCCCGGACGACACGCAGGCCGTCATGCGCCTCGCGGGCGAGCGCCCCGTCGCCTTCGACGAGCGGGCGCCCCCAGGCCCGCGCGGCCGCCGGGTCGTCCTCGACTCCCACCACCCAGCCGGCGCGGCCGGCCGAGACGTGGTCGAGGGAGGCGAGCTGCGAGGAGACGTGGAACGGTTCGGCGTAGGTGGTGGCGAGCACCGGGGCCACTCCGAGGACGCTCGTCGACGCGGCGACGAACGCGGCCCGCTCGACCGCGCCGATCCGGCCGACCGGGTCGGTGCCGGAAGCCGGCGGCAGGATCGAGTCGTCGAGGGTGACGAGCGTGAACCCGGCGTTCTCGGCGGCGGCCGCGGTCCGGGTGAGCCGACGCGGTGTCAGCAGCTCGCCGGGGGCGTGCGCGGCACGGCGCCACGCGGCCGGATGGGCACCGTCGCCGTCGAGCTCGACGGCCAGGTGCAGGGCAGGGCGGGGCATGGAGGTGTCCTTCCGGAAGACAGGAGCGCGCGACGGGGCACGGGCGCGCGGAGACGCGCCGGCGTACGGCCGTGCGGCGGGATGTCACGGAACGCGCGGACCCGCGCGAAGCGGGGTCAGGCGCCGGGGGAAGGACAGATGGCCGAGGACGTACGGCAGAAGTCGACGTGCCGCCGGCAGACCAGCGGCGCACTCGCCCGGCCGGGGCCGTGCGCCACGGTGATCGCTGCGTCCACGTGCGCCTCCCCTCGGATCCGGTCCCGCTCCGCCCCGTGCGTCAGGGAAGGAACGTCTCACCTTAGGCAGGCGGGCTTCCCCACTGTCAAGGCCCGTCCCGGCTGGTGGGAGCGTCAGCGGGCCATGGGGGGAGGGCAGTTGGCGCGTACGGGGGCGGGGAGGCGATCCGTATGGCGGAGACACAGTTCCGTGCGGTGGGGACACAGCTCCGTGCGGCGAGGAGCCGGCCCGTACGGAGGCGGCGAGGAGCCGGCCCGTGCAGGCGCGGGCGGCCCGGGTCCTGTACGCCAAGGGTCTCCCGACCGCGCTCCCGCACCTGCCGGCCCGGTCGAAGATGCACCCGCAGAAGGACGCGTCGCCCCGCCCGATCCCCCTAGCGTGCCCGCATGACCCGATTCTCCCGGGCGGCCGCGGCCGCCGTACTCGCCTGCTCCCTCGCCTTACCCGGCGCCCTCGCCACCGCCGGCCCGTCCGCCGCGGCCCCGGCCACGGCCGTGGCCTCCATCGCCCCCTCCACCGCCGCACCCGCGCTGCCGGCTCCCACCGGGCCGTACGCCGTCGGCAGCACCGTCATCCCGCTTGTCGACCGGTCGCGTACCGATCCCTGGGTCCCGACCGCCGCCGGGCGCGAACTGATGGTCACCCTTCACTACCCGGCCGCGCGCCCCGGCGACGGGCGTCCCGC
Above is a genomic segment from Streptomyces sp. NBC_00094 containing:
- a CDS encoding LLM class flavin-dependent oxidoreductase; its protein translation is MPRPALHLAVELDGDGAHPAAWRRAAHAPGELLTPRRLTRTAAAAENAGFTLVTLDDSILPPASGTDPVGRIGAVERAAFVAASTSVLGVAPVLATTYAEPFHVSSQLASLDHVSAGRAGWVVGVEDDPAAARAWGRPLVEGDGALAREAHDGLRVVRDLWDSWEDDAVIRSVATSRYLDRKRLHSIDFAGETYSVKGPSIVPRPPQGRPVVLARAGLVPAGLTDVALVGGPTAGETAAAAGTAAAAGAPLAFAEIEVALDTPREAAGERIADLERYAPWAGRSDRLRYTGSADGLVALLAELAGKVDGVRLLPLVLDEDLSVLSRLVLPELFVRRLATRPLPGSTLRTSLGLPRPVSRFAAGPAADADATAALVREETR